One Setaria italica strain Yugu1 chromosome II, Setaria_italica_v2.0, whole genome shotgun sequence DNA segment encodes these proteins:
- the LOC101763191 gene encoding RNA-binding protein 42 — protein sequence MPANPPPPPPGSSSSAPAGASYFPLPFHLQQHQPQPQPQMPPPIAASSYQQYQQQLHQAHQLFQRDAQTITPEALLSVKAALATSDVLDPAVAASARPSDASTSKKPIPRRAAGQSWEDPTLTDWPENDYRLFCGDLGNEVNDDVLSKAFSRFPYFNMARVVRDKRTGKTKGYGFVSFSNPTDLAAAIKEMNGKYVGNRPIKLRKSNWKERTDVEALERQKNHVQRKPKMPKKGILHK from the exons ATGCCTGCTaatcctccgcctccgcctcccgggTCGTCGTCTTCGGCTCCGGCGGGGGCCAGCTACTTCCCGCTCCCTTTCCACCTGCAGCAGcaccagccgcagccgcagccgcagatGCCGCCGCCGATTGCCGCGAGCAGCTACCAGCAGTaccagcagcagctgcatcaGGCGCACCAGCTTTTCCAGCGGGACGCGCAGACCATCACCCCTGAGGCGCTACTGAGCGTCAAGGCTGCCCTCGCCACCAGCGACGTCCTcgaccccgccgtcgccgccagcgCCAGGCCCTCCGATGCCTCCACCAGCAAGAAGCCCatcccccgccgcgccgcgggacAATCCTGGGAAGACCCCACCCTCACTGACTGGCCCGAAA ACGACTATCGGCTATTCTGTGGAGATCTAGGGAACGAAGTTAATGACGATGTTCTCTCCAAAGCATTCTCACGGTTCCCCTACTTCAACATGGCAAGG GTTGTTCGGGATAAGAGGACTGGTAAAACTAAAGGTTATGGATTTGTGAGCTTTTCAAACCCTACTGACCTGGCTGCGGCAATAAAAGAAATGAATG GAAAATATGTTGGGAACCGCCCTATTAAATTGCGTAAGAGTAATTGGAAGGAGAGGACAGATGTTGAGGCTCTAGAAAGGCAAAAG AATCATGTCCAGAGGAAGCCTAAAATGCCTAAGAAGGGTATTCTCCACAAGTAA
- the LOC101761967 gene encoding zinc finger protein ZAT9, whose product MDVVGMELAAARHGCKVCGKCFSSGRSLGGHMRSHLPLGEAAAAEGDAADELVRASANGGRSSDGVVGYGLRENPRKTRRLSDFADDDDEEGGGDGGGDGDGQRKACRECGKLFSSWRSLFGHMRSHASGGRDRDEEEDVDVEGELVPEEAEAEEAEMAVATVEAPVLAPAAVTALAAAPRRRRRSMRVAAPPPAAPPPVPCGFEKEPEDVALCLLMLSRDTGVRSSAVREEPFESAKKRAGLPRSGYARNSDDDAKIKGRVPKGRKRSSLKQQLDAVAPKRTRYECPGCGKVFSSYQALGGHRASHKRINTSCSAPKVAPTAAASPAPEPSSETYASFSTLSPSASPDSVAIGFGKLNAQAAAEAAVVFSSGKAPSGHKLSHTMPADGGELYAGGADQEQEQHSPAAVGFLDLNFPPAPPEEA is encoded by the coding sequence ATGGATGTCGTGGGGATGGAGCTTGCTGCGGCGAGGCATGGATGCAAGGTCTGCGGGAAGTGCTTCTCGAGCGGCCGGTCGCTCGGCGGGCACATGCGGTCGCACCTCCCgctcggcgaggcggcggcggcggagggtgacgccgccgacgagctggtgCGCGCTTCGGCGAACGGTGGGCGGAGCTCCGACGGCGTGGTTGGGTACGGGCTGAGGGAGAATCCCAGGAAGACGCGGCGGCTGTCCGACTTcgctgacgacgacgacgaggagggcggcggcgatggtggtggtgatggggaTGGCCAGCGCAAGGCGTGCCGGGAGTGCGGGAAGCTGTTCTCGTCGTGGAGGTCGCTGTTCGGGCACATGCGGAGCCATGCGTCCGGCGGGAGGGAtcgcgacgaggaggaggacgtggaCGTGGAAGGGGAATTGGTTCCGGAGGAGGCGGAAGCAGAGGAAGCAGAGATGGCAGTGGCGACGGTGGAGGCGCCTGttctggcgccggcggccgtgaCGGCGCTGGCAGCGGCACCTAGGCGGAGGCGCCGATCGATGCGCGTGGCGGCTccgccccccgccgcgccgccgccggtgccgtgcGGGTTCGAGAAGGAGCCGGAGGACGTCGCGCTCTGCCTCCTGATGCTCTCGCGCGACACCGGCGTGCGGAGCTCGGCGGTCAGGGAGGAGCCCTTCGAGAGCGCGAAGAAGCGGGCGGGCCTCCCGAGAAGCGGCTACGCTCGCAATTCCGACGACGACGCCAAGATCAAGGGCCGCGTCCCCAAGGGCAGGAAGCGGAGCTCGCTGAAGCAGCAGCTCGACGCCGTGGCCCCGAAGCGGACCCGGTACGAATGCCCCGGGTGCGGCAAGGTGTTCAGCTCGTACCAGGCGCTCGGTGGCCACCGCGCGAGCCACAAGCGAATCAACACCAGCTGCAGCGCCCCCAAGGTcgctcccaccgccgccgcgtcccccgCACCGGAGCCGAGCTCCGAGACGTACGCGTCGTTCAGCACCCTGTCCCCGTCGGCGTCGCCGGACTCGGTGGCCATCGGTTTTGGCAAGCTCAATGCTcaggcggcggccgaggcggccgtGGTGTTCTCGTCGGGGAAGGCGCCCAGCGGGCACAAGCTGTCGCACACGATGCCCGCCGACGGTGGCGAGCTCtacgccggcggggcggaccaggagcaggagcagcattCGCCGGCCGCGGTCGGGTTCCTTGATCTCAACTTCCCGCCGGCTCCACCGGAGGAGGCATGA
- the LOC101762382 gene encoding COBW domain-containing protein 1 gives MEDDDDCPPLAVPQRAPSPPTPDPSEASPVGVTVITGYLGAGKSTLVNYILNEQHGKRIAVILNEFGEEIGVERAMINEGQGGALVEEWVELANGCVCCSVKHSLVQALEQLVQRKDRMDHILLETTGLADPAPLVSVLWLDDQLESSIRLDSIITVIDAKNFRVQIDEHKNSSSFPEAFHQIAFADVVILNKIDLVEDNLEDLEKHIHDVNTLVTVVRSVRCQVDLNEVFNRQAYGAKNSSHLQELLDYSKSIPPNRRHDNSISTLCIYEQDPVYLAKVESWLEDLLWEKNSSMDIYRCKGILHIQDSDQIHTLQAVREVYEVVPARKWSETESRMNKIVVIGRNLDINVLQDSFSGCKG, from the exons atggaggacgacgatgactGCCCTCCCCTCGCCGTCCCGCAGCGAGCGCCGTCTCCTCCGACGCCAGATCCCTCGGAAGCCTCTCCAGTTGGCGTCACCGTCATCACCGGCTACCTCGGGGCCGGCAAGTCCACG TTAGTCAACTACATTTTGAACGAGCAACATGGGAAGAGAATCGCCGTTATACTAAACGAGTTTGGAGAGGAAATTGGGGTTGAAAGGGCGATGATCAATGAGGGGCAAGGTGGTGCACTTGTCGAGGAATGGGTGGAGCTGGCAAATGGATGTGTCTGTTGCTCTGTAAAACACAGCCTGGTTCAAGCACTTGAGCAGCTTGTGCAGAGAAAGGATAG AATGGATCATATATTACTAGAGACAACAGGATTGGCTGATCCTGCACCACTTGTTTCTGTTCTTTGGCTAGACGACCAATTGGAATCATCAATTAGATTGGATTCTATTATTACG GTTATTGATGCAAAAAACTTCAGGGTTCAGATTGATGAGCACAAAAACTCTTCCTCATTTCCTGAAGCATTTCACCAAATTGCATTTGCG GATGTTGTGATATTGAACAAAATTGACCTAGTGGAAGACAATCTCGAGGATTTGGAAAAACATATCCATGATGTGAACACTCTGGTTACAGTGGTGCGGTCTGTCAGGTGCCAGGTTGACTTGAATGAAGTATTTAACAGGCAGGCATATGGTGCCAAG aatTCATCTCATCTGCAAGAACTGCTGGACTATAGTAAATCAATACCACCTAATCGCCGTCATGATAACAGTATTTCCACCTTGTGCATCTATGAACAGGATCCAGTTTACTTGGCTAAG GTGGAATCATGGCTTGAAGATCTTCTTTGGGAAAAGAATTCTAGTATGGATATATATCGTTGTAAAGGGATTTTACACATCCAGGACTCAGATCAAATTCATACATTACAG GCAGTTAGGGAAGTCTACGAAGTTGTGCCGGCTCGAAAATGGTCTGAGACAGAGTCTCGCATGAACAAGATAGTTGTCATAG GTCGCAATTTGGATATCAATGTTCTACAAGATTCATTTAGTGGTTGCAAGGGCTGA
- the LOC101762781 gene encoding pentatricopeptide repeat-containing protein At1g26460, mitochondrial: protein MAAAAAATSLLLRRNRNPQLLLLRAAISSSRTLPQQAELSPDPTAAAPDPAPLPPNPSTGSPFYGENWRNPSAANLPSSLLPAVVGGSPFGAPHRTAGFSDAAGLKETFAVWMAEQRWEDMKQLFESWVRSLDAATGKPNRPDVDLFNHYLRANLMAGALPHEMLDLADHMREFEVEPNTASYNLVLKSMVTALEAEGAEKLVERMLQTGTVPDDETYNLVISLLIRQNLFDSALKYLDLMLKSGHTLSLTIFNDYVRACVRSGRLDTLASIIEKCKTTDKNKVLCPQWAWCIDIAEAAFDANNSKLALFALEFLARWIVLGENAKLQLSVNEGLVISALSAAGRTYSTDLLNAAWSLLKKSLRQKRAPTPETYLAKIYAHSSIGQLQRAFGTLREFENAYGNSEDIDLELFSPFTSLHPLVVACCKDGFSTLDSVYVQLENLSRADTPYKSVAALNCVILGCANIWDIDRAYETFVAIKDKFELTPDIHSYNALLCAFGKKKRTDEACNVFEHISTLGVKPNATTYSLLVDAHLANKDPKAALAIIDKMVDAGFTPSKDTLKKVRRRCSRESDFDSDEKVQSLAKQFNYRMGGENRREMLYNIEYNPVY, encoded by the exons atggctgcggcggcggccgccacctcgctcctcctccgccgcaatCGCAAcccccagctcctcctcctccgcgccgcgaTCTCCTCGTCCCGCACGCTGCCCCAGCAGGCGGAGCTCTCCCCGgacccgaccgccgccgcccccgaccccgcCCCGCTCCCCCCGAACCCCAGCACGGGGAGCCCCTTCTACGGCGAGAACTGGCGCAACCCCTCAGCCGCCAACCTGCCCTCCTcgctcctccccgccgtcgTCGGGGGCAGCCCCTTCGGGGCGCCCCACCGCACGGCAGGCTTCTCCGACGCCGCGGGGCTCAAGGAGACCTTCGCCGTGTGGATGGCGGAGCAGCGGTGGGAGGACATGAAGCAGCTCTTCGAATCATGGGTGCGCTCGCTCGACGCCGCTACGGGGAAGCCCAACCGCCCCGACGTCGATCTCTTCAACCACTACCTCCGCGCAAACCTCATGGCGGGGGCCCTGCCGCACGAGATGCTCGATCTCGCCGACCACATGCGCGAGTTCGAGGTCGAGCCTAACACGGCCTCATACAACCTCGTGCTCAAGAGCATGGTCACCGCGCTGGAGGCCGAGGGCGCCGAGAAGCTCGTTGAACG GATGCTGCAAACAGGAACTGTACCAGATGATGAAACCTACAATTTGGTTATAAGCCTGCTGATTAGACAGAACCTTTTTGACTCAGCTCTGAAGTACTTGGATCTGATGCTTAAATCAGGCCACACACTATCGCTAACTATTTTCAATGATTATGTCCGAGCATGTGTGAGATCTGGGAGATTGGACACACTGGCATCAATTATAGAGAAGTGCAAG ACAACAGATAAGAACAAAGTCTTGTGTCCACAATGGGCCTGGTGCATTGACATAGCAGAAGCTGCATTTGATGCTAACAATAGCAAATTAGCTCTTTTTGCTTTGGAATTTCTTGCAAGATGGATTGTTCTTGGTGAGAATGCTAAACTTCAGCTGTCAGTTAATGAAGGTCTTGTAATATCAGCTCTAAGTGCTGCTGGCAGAACTTACAGTACTGACCTCTTGAATGCTGCTTGGTCGCTACTAAAGAAGTCCCTGCGCCAGAAGAGGGCACCCACTCCAGAGACATATCTTGCCAAGATTTATGCTCATTCATCAATTGGCCAGCTTCAACGGGCTTTTGGGACACTTCGTGAATTTGAAAATGCCTATGGGAACTCTGAGGACATTGATTTAGAGCTCTTCTCGCCATTCACTTCCTTGCATCCACTTGTCGTTGCTTGTTGCAAAGATGGCTTTAGCACACTGGATTCG GTGTATGTTCAATTGGAGAATCTGAGTCGCGCGGACACACCATACAAATCTGTTGCTGCTCTTAACTGTGTTATATTAGGCTGCGCAAACATTTGGGACATTGACCGAGCATATGAAACTTTTGTTGCCATTAAGGACAAGTTTGAACTCACACCAGACATACATTCATACAATGCCCTTCTGTGTGCATTTGGAAAGAAGAAAAGG ACCGACGAAGCATGTAATGTGTTTGAGCATATATCAACTCTTGGTGTTAAGCCAAATGCAACAACGTACTCCCTACTTGTCGACGCCCATCTTGCAAATAAAGATCCAAAAGCTGCTCTTGCCATAATTGATAAGATG GTTGATGCTGGATTCACACCTTCAAAGGATACCCTCAAGAAGGTTCGAAGGCGCTGCTCTCGTGAATCAGACTTTGACAGTGACGAGAAGGTGCAATCCCTGGCTAAGCAGTTCAACTACCGAATGGGTGGTGAAAACCGGAGAGAGATGCTTTATAACATAGAATACAATCCTGTGTACTGA
- the LOC101761560 gene encoding 40S ribosomal protein S3a: MAVGKNKRISKSKKGGKKKTVDPFAKKDWYDIKAPSVFSVRNVGKTLVSRTQGTKIASEGLKHRVFEVSLADLQSDEDQAYRKIRLRAEDVQGKNVLTNFWGMDFTTDKLRSLVKKWQTLIEAHVDVKTTDNYMLRLFCIGFTKRRPNQVKRTCYAQASQIRQIRRKMVEIMTNQASTCDLKELVSKFIPEVIGKEVEKATSSIFPLQNVFIRKVKILKAPKFDLGKLMEVHGDYKEDVGTKVERPAEADEAMGGQEVAAAE, from the exons ATGGCTGTCGGTAAGAACAAGCGCATCTCCAAGAGCAAGAAGGGCGGCAAGAAGAAGAC CGTCGATCCTTTCGCCAAGAAGGACTGGTATGACATCAAGGCCCCGTCGGTGTTCAGCGTGCGGAATGTCGGCAAGACTTTGGTGTCCAGGACccagggtaccaag atTGCCTCTGAAGGACTAAAGCACAGAGTCTTTGAGGTCTCCTTGGCTGATCTCCAGAGCGATGAGGATCAGGCGTACAGGAAGATTAGACTTCGTGCAGAAGATGTGCAAGGAAAGAACGTGCTCACAAACTTTTGG GGCATGGATTTTACCACTGACAAGCTGAGGTCACTGGTGAAGAAGTGGCAGACCCTCATTGAGGCTCATGTTGATGTCAAGACAACGGACAACTACATGCTCAGGCTTTTCTGCATTGGTTTCACCAAAAGACGCCCCAATCAAGTAAAGCGCACTTGCTATGCGCAGGCGAGCCAGATCCGTCAG ATCCGGCGTAAGATGGTGGAGATCATGACAAACCAAGCCTCAACATGTGACCTGAAAGAGCTTGTATCCAAGTTCATCCCTGAAGTCATTGGCAAGGAGGTCGAGAAGGCTACATCAAGCATCTTCCCCCTCCAGAACGTCTTTATCCGGAAGGTGAAGATCCTGAAAGCGCCAAAGTTCGACCTGGGAAAGCTCATGGAA GTACATGGCGACTATAAGGAAGATGTTGGTACCAAGGTGGAGAGGCCTGCCGAAGCTGATGAAGCCATGGGAGGACAGGAGGTTGCTGCTGCAGAGTGA